TCCCTCAGAAAATTAATCCGGTCTTGTTTCTTGCAAGTTCttccaactttatggaagtgcaGTAGTAAATAACTGAACTTGTCATTCAAGCATTTCCTTTATCATCTTTAAGAAAACATAATCCCTTCACACCAactctaaaaaaaatatatgcttAAATATATCAACAGAATTTAACAAGCTACCTAGATTTTTCAGACTGTGATCTAAAGCAGAGTTACTTTTCATGATAAACGTTAACAAAATGACAGTTAAACACATGTGGGAGCTGTGGGCTGCTCTCTTGGGGTCAGCGCTGTGGTGGGAAGCACCATCACAGGGTTAAAGGTACAGCAGCTTGCGTCAGCTGATGCGTACCGTCACGTAACGAGGCGGGGGCCGGGCTGTCCTGGCTCTCTAAGCTCCTGGCTGCAgctctctgcagcttcctgcCCGCTGCTGCTCCGGACAAACGGCTCATTCTCATCACTGATCATGTGCCTCTCTCTCCGGCTGTCTCTGGCTCGCTCGGCGCTGCGGCAGGAAGTTCGACTTGTTTTCTCTGCGCTGCttcccttttctccctcttcttgaCAGCCTCATCCACACAGTTTTTTCCTCTCAGCCTCGGCTCTCACCTATCCACTGCCGGGCGTGAGAGCCGTCTCCAGTGCAGAGCTGTAGCCAGGgcaaacagcagagagagacagagagagagagaggctggatCTGTGAAACCCGGAGACCGGCGGCGAGCACCGGCAGCCCTCCCTCTCCATCCCCGCTCCACTCCCTCCTCCCTCGGCCGGGGAGTGCAGGTCATGGAGGCCCTGGTGGAGGAAAATGAGCCGTCGCCGATGGACCAGCCCATGCCTCTGCCTACTCTCAGCCCGGCCGTACCCCCTTACGTCACTTTGGGCCTGACAGTGGTGTACACCGTCTTCTATTCCctgctcttcatcttcatctacGTGCAGCTCTGGCTGGTCCTGCGGTACCGACACAAGCGCTTCAGCTACCAGACTgtgttcctgttcctgtgcCTGCTGTGGTCGGCCCTGCGCACCGTGCTCTTCTCCTTTTATTTCAAGAACTTTATCACAGCCAATACTTTGGGGCCCTTTCCATTTTGGCTGCTCTACTGCTTCCCCGTTTGCCTGCAGTTCTTCACACTCAGTCTCATGAACCTTTACTTTGCACAggtgagttgttgttgttgttcatcCTAGTGTGTCATGTGGTGCGTTCAGTGTCCCACTTCTCTGCACTTCTCTGTGAGCTCAGTGTTATTATGGGTGTTGAATCTCAGGAGATCTGCAGGgattcagcttttatttaaacataCTTTATCCTCATGTGAACCAGAGACTGAAACCTTTTGACATCCCAAAGTGTAAAATGACTGTGTTGCTGGTAGTAACACAATAAAATGGATCAAGGCAACATAAATATGCTTAACACTGGATCATGTTCAAATGAGAGTCCCACTTGGAGAGCCATGCTACTACAACTGAGCAGTATGGTCAAAATTAATATCACAATCACACAAGTACACATTTTTTTGAACACAATGATATATAACAGTGTAAAACCAAAACTGAAACCGCTCATAATAAGTGTACCTATGATATATAACAATTCCACTAGACCTGAAGTGATAAAGTAAAGCATTGATTTTAATGATAAGTAACTGTTTTAAGTCATTTGTTAAGAAATAAGGCTACAGCTGAAACAGTTAGTGGATGAGTGAATTGaaagaaaattatttatttgaactaTTCTGatcatctttttatcttttcaatCATTTGTCATGTACAATTCTTAACAATGAATCGATCACAGCTGCTTTTCacagttttatatcattttatatgGAATGTCTTTTGGACTGTAggttggaaaaaaagagacatttgaagatgacACATTGGACTCTAAAAAACTGGGATGGGggttattttttactactttgtGACTAAATGATTgactaattgagaaaataattgtcagGTTAATCAGTCATGGAAAAAAAGTTCCTATTTTATGGAGTATTTGCTTGATAGTGAACTGAATAGGTTTATATTTTGAGGAAGTTTTGGTAGtacattttcacaattttctatttattcattGACAAAATGAttgtcaaatgtttttttgttgagaaaagtacaaaaaaagaaagattaaacATCATACATTTTCTCCCTTTTCCATCCCCTCCTTAgaacacatattcatacacatacacaaagtaAGCTTGTGCAATTGTGGAGAACTAACAGTTGTCAAACTCCTGTACCcctccaccatcatcatcctcctctcaaTGGCTAACCAAACTGTAAGCCACATCCCATGCTCAGAGGGTCTTAAGACTGGCCCCATACATTCAGGCCACACACGTCAGATTAATTactgatgaaaataataattatttgcaGAGTTATAGCTCACAACCACCTGTTACATCCATTACATCTAATATAACACTCTAATAGACCCCTGAGAGCGAGTCCCATTTACAGTCTGTCCAGTAAATGTATCATTGTAACACGTTTATATTCAGATCAGCTTCAAAGTGTGATGCAGTGAATCATTCCTCATCTTTCATGCATAATCCAAATATCAAATAATAGCCTCTTTGGCATTAAcctaatgtttatttttagtatAATCCTCTTGTACTGATTTGAGTCTCAGTTGTGAGTTGACAGTGAGGCTAAAAGCTTTTTGGCCTGTGTTGTCTGAGAAAATGTTTCTGTACTTAAAAGTCATGAAGTTCCTGTTTCAAGAGAATGCTTTTCTAAGAGCGAGAATACAGAAGTGAAAAAAGGGCTGACAGAAGAGTGTGACACATTTGCatgatgcactttttttttttttttgttttctctcaacAGGTCATTTTCAAAGCAAAGTCAAAATATGCACCAGAGCTTTTGAGATACAGGTAAGAACATTAACTAGGAGAATGTGCCTTAGTTTAAATAATCCAAATtttaaaaagggttagggttagggtcagggaaCTGAAGTTTTCATGGTAAAAACAATATGTTTCTCCCTTCTTCTCATGTCTTGACCTGCAGGCTGCCGCTGTACCTGCTCTTCCTGTTTATCAGCCTGGTGTTTTTAGTTGTGAACTTAGTGTGCGCCCTCCTGGTGAGGATGTCCTCTGCAGAAGCTCACACCATTGTGCTGGTTAGGGTCGCGATCAACGACACGCTGTTTGTCCTGTGTGCCATCTCGCTCTCCCTTTGTCTGTATAAGATTGCCAAGATGTCACTGGCCAACATTTACCTGGAATCCAAGGTGAGAAATAAGTCCCACACTGTGATTTAACACTCTGAAAGATGCAAGCGGGAAATCAAATGAAGAGCAGCTGCAGTCACATTTAAGTAACTCGCATCAAAAGGTATTGTGTACTGCATATAGCACCTGGTGTGAAGAGGCACTTCTCCGTGTAATTTATGCTTCGTACACAGCGGTTGTTTCCCTAGCAACCAAGCGTGGTTCTGTTTGCACGACTGGGTATTTTCTGTACTTGCGCATGCTTGAAAATCACTACAGTTATAGCTCCTTATCTTCTATATTTGGTTTTGATGTTTGAATCAGATTTACACTCCTCAATGAAACTCTTCAAACTATGTAGGGAACGTCAGTGTGCCAGGTGACGGTTATAGGAGCCATCGTCATCCTCCTGTATGCATCCAGGGCCTGCTACAATCTGGTTGTCCTGGGACTCTCAAACAAGAGTATTAACGCCTTTGACTATGACTGGTACAACGTTTCAGACCAGGTAAGCCACCATCACACCTCCATAAGTATTTTGATGAGTCATGGGGAAAAAAGGACGTGCTCTTTCCGAAAGCAGAGGTCGACTGTTCAGACCAGTTGGTTGGGTCTAATGCGATCTACAGTACCCACCTGCACGTTTAGTCAAGTATCAGCCAGTTTTTGTCATGGAGATCAGAAAAGGAATTGTTGCTAAGGTGATGCGAGTTTGTTTTTGAAGGAGAAAGCAAAGTGGTTGTTTGTCTTGTTGTGATGATTGTGAAATATAGTTCCCCCTGTTCTTCTTTTAACAATCTATCATTGGGTCAAAGAGCAGCCTGTTGCAATACTGTATAGTGATACgggatgtttttctctttttgtttttttcaggcaGATTTACAGTCGACATTGGGCGACACGGGCTACGTCGTCTTCGGGGTGATCTTGTTTGTGTGGGAACTGCTCCCAACTTCTCTTGTAGTTTTCTTCTTCAGAGTTCGGCAACCCAACCTAGACAGAGTAAGCCAGCAACTTAAACTGTAAACCAGAAGTTCTATCCCAACCCCCATTCTAGATGACTTATAGGAAAGCAGATGAAACGTAGTTCTTGTGAAATactggattttttctttttttttttttttaaaaccacttcAGCAATCTAAAATTACTCCAATGAATCACATTGTTTAGAACTGCTTATAGGTCACAGACATATGCAGTGTTGCAAGTAGATATAGTTGTAaatattgcttcattttaaggaATCTTATCGCAAATAAGATTGGGAAATACTGCCATTATATGTTTAAAGATTTTGTAAGCAGTTACCATTATTTTGACCCTGTTAAATCACTGGATATATtatgtcttttttccttttttgtgtccATCTTGTCCATGCAGAGTGGCTCTGGGCTTCCTGGTCATGTCTTCTCCTCTAGGGCTTATTTTTTTGACAACCCACGTCGTTATGACAGTGACGATGACCTGGCATGGAGTGTCATGCCTCAGAATATCCAAGCcaggtaaaaataaaacattacccTGATTTTAATATGAGCGTAACAAAGTCAGAGACGGTGATTTGTCATGGATATGTTCGCTCTGTTCGACTCTCCAGTTTGGCGGCAGACAGTTACGAGTGGGGAAGCCAAAGCAGCGGCATCAGTGCCTACATCGGAGGGGACGAGAGTtaccacctccctcctcctccttcagagGAGCTCAGCCATTACTGAGGGGAGTTCGCAGAGACTCCTACTGACCTGtagctttgtgtttttaattgtatatttttgcaCTCTCACTGATATTATCAGACTGAGGCACACAGGGCTGAAGGCTGCCTTCAACTCGATACATTGAATTTTCTATTTTGTCTAGAGAAGAACTAACAAACCTTTCTCTCTGCCAGTATATGAAGGTCCACTGAGGGGACATTAATTTGCACACTCCTTGTACAAAGTATGATCTAATTTTGACTGCtcttaaatgttttttgatGTATAGTTTATATTGAATACTGCTTAATATATTTCCTGACCTTTGTAATATGTACTGTATTACTATTTTATGTAAGTAAGTTCTTTTTCATACAGATTTGTTTATATAGATGAGAaattcatttaattcatattaaaaaaaaaaaagtctaaatgctgtgaaaaaagcagtttgtttttaaagttgaCACTAGGCTGTCCATCTGTTAGTAACATGTCAACACATATTTGGAAAAAAAGTTACTTAACAATGATTATTTTCAACCATGAATCTCAGCACAAAATCTCCTGTAGTTACTCCTAAGAGAGTGATGTGTGCACTGTAGCACCTTCAACTGTGTAGTGAGTAATTTCTAGcacatttgacttttaattttgttatgttcttacattttaattatttaaaataaaaacaaaacagctcaTTCAAAGAGTGggagaaatacagaaaaaatggTTGATGCCAGAGTTTAGAAAAGTTAATTGTAAGCTGTAGTCAGTGagtttctcttctctctacAGCATATTTTCACTTCTTCTACATGTGACATGTAGATTAGATTTTTAACACATATAGTTTTTGTATTCCTTATTTTTCACTAGTCacattttacatattaaacaaaTAACCCTTCAAATTTGAAGCATGCCCCAAGACAATTTACATTGAAGCTCATATTGTGTATGAAAGGAAAGCTATCcgactaaaatacattttttgtctaaTCTGTAACAATGATACAGCACATAATAATTTAATGATACTTAATTACTCTAATATATTGTAGTATTATAAATACAATTACTACTGTATCACTCTTAAATATTAGGTTGGTAATACACACTGGAAGAGAAATGCCTGTATAAGGGAATAGTCTGTTTGTCCTGATGGTAATCCAGCAGAGTCTGAACACACAGCTAGCTACATTTACAGcagattaaaaacatacacTTTCCATTCTAGTTGAGCTGGGTGATAACTATTCACCAACTTCTCTCATTCTTACTGGAGTAACGAGAAGAAGAGGAATAATGAAAAAGTGTGTCAGTGACTTAGACCATTGGGTGTACCAGAACAGTTGGTTCAGATTTTGATATGAAGTTTGAACACACGTACGTATGATGAAAAAATCTCTTAGAATCTCAGCAAAATGTCAGAACAAAAGACTAGCAGGCCACATAGGTTTTTAACTTCTCTTCATTTTATTGACAAAAGTTTTCAAAGACGGTTGTGGTCTAAAAGCACTTAATACATCATGTACCCTGGATAGCTATGGAAGTTGATGCTGTAAAATTTAGCAAGAAATTGATGGttcaattgtaaaaaaaaaaaaaaaaaaagggaacattCTGACAATCCATTAGGGAAATGTAGGTTTAGAGATTGGTGATAAAATGTTTAAGTTATGGATTAGGTTACTCATTTTATTAGAGCactgatttttctttcatttcatttgaagtaTAAATGCAAAGCTGTATAAAATgaaccaaaaactgaaaacacagagGCAACTCTGGTATACTATGCAAAAAGACATTACCTGCCATTagaaaaatctatttttaaagtaatttataCAGTAATGCATTCAAGACTTGTTCaatagattaaaatgtttttcatcattgATGAAATATTACAATTGTACttttcagctgttttaggaGAGATGGTCAATCACTGACCTCCGCTGCGGCTCATACTGGCTGAAATTGTCCTAAAGCATGTTAGCTTTGTCCTCTCATCAAGTGTGAAGAATTTAATTTTCATCATGTGGAGTTTATTTTTTCCAAGatccaaaatgacaaaaaggtGCACTTCAGTAGACCTCCTGCAGAGGGCAGCATGACACTGCATTTGATACAAACAGGACAGCAGGAGAGCCAGAAACAAAATTTAACCTTAGATCACAAGACATaggtatatgtatgtgtatgtttcttGGTAACTTGGTTCTAATTCAAATAGCTTATGTATTCAGGTGAGAAGGAGTCACATGTGACACAGCATCTGCTGTGTTTCAAATGAACTCAAATTAAGACCACTGTAGTTCtgtcagaaaattgtgtttttaattcagATCATTCCTCATATTATTGCAAACTCAAGCACATTTGCCATACAGTAGCTTATAACAGCTGATTCCATGTGAAACGCATAACACATTAAGCATATGCAGAACACTGTACCTTTAAGGAATTAACTGCAAAAACCAATATGCAAAAGATGAGCTTAATTCCGGTTTGAAGTGATTTTCTGAAAATGTCAGCTGTAATGTAAGCGTTCTTCACCAAAAAAtggtgaaaggaaaaaaaaacacacaatcccTTTCAGTACAATGTCATGACATTCAAGGTCCGCTGGGTTGCCCAGGTTgattgaaaacaaacagaattcgctgtgtatttgtttttctaaGCATGGATCTTCCACCCACTCGAGCAAAAGTCTGCTGTTTTCCatgtaaagcacacacacatgctctctaTAGGCCACTTTCTTAGGACAGAGCACTTAATGGCTGGTTGTAGGGGACGCAGGCTTCCAACTAGCTGGGGTCTGATGGTTTGCCAAGTTCAACCTTTACTCCTTTTTCTCCTGCACCTGCACAAAGAAAAGagcggagaaaaaaaaacatgc
This portion of the Scomber japonicus isolate fScoJap1 chromosome 14, fScoJap1.pri, whole genome shotgun sequence genome encodes:
- the gpr137ba gene encoding G protein-coupled receptor 137Ba; this encodes MEALVEENEPSPMDQPMPLPTLSPAVPPYVTLGLTVVYTVFYSLLFIFIYVQLWLVLRYRHKRFSYQTVFLFLCLLWSALRTVLFSFYFKNFITANTLGPFPFWLLYCFPVCLQFFTLSLMNLYFAQVIFKAKSKYAPELLRYRLPLYLLFLFISLVFLVVNLVCALLVRMSSAEAHTIVLVRVAINDTLFVLCAISLSLCLYKIAKMSLANIYLESKGTSVCQVTVIGAIVILLYASRACYNLVVLGLSNKSINAFDYDWYNVSDQADLQSTLGDTGYVVFGVILFVWELLPTSLVVFFFRVRQPNLDRSGSGLPGHVFSSRAYFFDNPRRYDSDDDLAWSVMPQNIQASLAADSYEWGSQSSGISAYIGGDESYHLPPPPSEELSHY